A stretch of the Cupriavidus sp. EM10 genome encodes the following:
- a CDS encoding Mov34/MPN/PAD-1 family protein, with protein MLWRRLVADLRRRSAGRRESGAFLLGDIRDDVRTITDYVMYDAIDPRALDSGYVHVDGRRLGQLWDICRARKTSVVADIHTHPGGYGQSAIDRKNPMIAVGGHIGIILPNYAASPISRNNMGIYIYQGAMEWKTVGKNARQDFFYIGV; from the coding sequence ATGCTGTGGCGCCGATTGGTCGCGGACCTTCGTCGTCGCAGTGCTGGTCGCCGGGAGAGCGGCGCATTCCTGCTCGGTGACATTCGCGACGATGTCCGCACCATTACCGACTATGTCATGTACGACGCCATTGACCCGCGCGCGCTTGATAGCGGGTATGTGCATGTCGATGGGCGGCGTCTCGGGCAACTGTGGGATATCTGTCGGGCGCGGAAGACGTCTGTAGTGGCCGATATCCATACACATCCAGGTGGCTATGGACAAAGCGCGATTGATCGCAAGAATCCGATGATCGCCGTGGGCGGACACATCGGCATCATCTTGCCGAACTACGCGGCGAGCCCGATTTCGCGAAACAACATGGGTATCTACATCTATCAAGGTGCCATGGAGTGGAAGACGGTGGGGAAAAATGCGCGACAGGATTTCTTCTACATCGGTGTCTAA
- a CDS encoding AAA family ATPase, with translation MKSSKSQLSGALLELCGAMLDRSGTPDLVLRVATELAKSGDARGADAIRGLVPTMSPDTTASPDKALGAVPNFAGETLTRSARVPVDRETSAPLATVLLPKALPATSPILSPVLTTAVQSWITEWGRATELRTVGIEPAHTCVLFGDPGTGKTDLALWIAGQLGLPVILARLDGLMSSFLGTTSRNIGNLFAFANRHRALLVLDEFDAIAKLRDDPNEVGEIKRVVNTLLQNLDERAGKGLTIGITNHPQLLDPAVWRRFELQIQLPKPDFQTRASITERYAQPLNFSRGQLKLVASILDGASGAEIQDVVRSLKKVGFSKVQMYALRIGYKM, from the coding sequence GTGAAGTCATCAAAATCGCAACTTTCTGGTGCTCTTTTAGAGCTTTGCGGCGCCATGCTGGATCGCTCAGGCACTCCAGACCTGGTCCTGCGGGTGGCGACTGAACTGGCGAAGTCGGGGGATGCACGCGGCGCTGATGCGATTCGTGGGCTGGTCCCGACGATGTCGCCGGATACCACCGCCTCTCCGGACAAAGCGCTGGGCGCCGTACCGAATTTCGCGGGCGAGACGCTCACCCGATCGGCACGCGTGCCGGTGGATCGCGAAACGTCTGCGCCGCTGGCAACGGTGTTGTTACCGAAGGCGTTACCGGCCACCAGTCCGATACTGTCTCCTGTGCTGACGACGGCGGTGCAGTCGTGGATAACGGAGTGGGGGCGGGCTACGGAATTGCGCACCGTCGGCATTGAGCCCGCGCATACCTGTGTCCTCTTCGGAGACCCTGGCACGGGGAAGACCGATCTCGCGCTGTGGATTGCTGGACAACTTGGGCTGCCAGTCATTCTGGCCAGGCTTGACGGGTTGATGTCGTCCTTCCTGGGTACGACGTCCAGAAACATTGGGAATCTATTTGCATTTGCAAACCGTCACCGGGCCCTGCTGGTCTTGGACGAGTTCGATGCCATTGCCAAGCTTCGCGACGACCCAAATGAGGTGGGCGAGATCAAGCGTGTGGTTAACACGCTGTTGCAGAACCTCGACGAGCGCGCTGGCAAGGGGTTGACGATTGGGATAACAAATCATCCCCAATTGCTTGATCCGGCGGTCTGGCGCCGTTTTGAGCTCCAGATCCAGCTCCCTAAGCCGGACTTCCAGACGCGGGCGTCCATCACGGAGCGTTACGCCCAGCCGCTGAACTTTTCGCGGGGTCAACTCAAACTGGTGGCTTCGATCCTCGACGGTGCATCAGGTGCCGAGATTCAGGATGTGGTGCGTTCGCTTAAAAAAGTTGGATTCTCGAAGGTTCAAATGTATGCTTTGCGAATCGGTTACAAAATGTAA
- a CDS encoding S8 family peptidase codes for MAALQKAKPASGRVAWQDSPADSFVASLVELGRKLGIYVVVERELDIMSHAYVGLVDSPGFAILDGFARLDQVGEQLKVDGDFSLDAHKELLHLLGEHPNVRSVAVPSVLFADRISTLEAAAAGQRIQRRSTVISLTPAKLPPPAKGASYPTVAVVDGGIAAKFRPWIKGTYGDIPEDERDLEHGTNIAGLLVAAQSLNSGYVQRFEEDGCWLIDIAIHPTDEYAGDYYENGSAKFLDALESIVAQCKAEHGVRVFNFSLNNRTDVLPNQFSDEGMRLDAIARRHDVFFVISAGNAKEADARPQWDSRPFSAALQLSEVRTDTLWGPADSLVNVSVGATNGAGVQGCIVDAPARYSRRGPGVRGSIKPDVCHIGGADRDGDPNTGLMSVSKEGMLAAVKGTSMAAPLAAKTLAALDLEMGGHAPREVVQAVYLHNTYFAPPLTGMQAKRTARHLVGFGYPRPSAQTLQLDRHTFGWWCTIACM; via the coding sequence TTGGCTGCTTTGCAGAAGGCGAAGCCGGCCAGCGGGCGTGTTGCGTGGCAGGATAGCCCAGCCGACTCGTTCGTCGCTTCCCTGGTCGAGCTCGGCCGCAAGCTCGGTATCTATGTGGTGGTGGAGCGCGAACTCGACATCATGTCCCACGCTTATGTCGGCCTTGTGGACTCCCCGGGTTTCGCCATTCTTGATGGGTTCGCGCGCTTGGACCAAGTAGGCGAACAACTCAAGGTGGACGGCGATTTTTCGCTAGATGCTCATAAGGAACTGCTGCACCTGCTGGGCGAGCATCCAAATGTGCGCAGCGTTGCCGTGCCCTCGGTGCTCTTTGCCGACCGTATCTCAACGCTTGAGGCTGCTGCGGCCGGCCAGCGCATTCAGCGACGCTCCACGGTCATATCCCTCACTCCAGCAAAGCTGCCGCCCCCCGCGAAAGGTGCGTCCTATCCGACGGTCGCAGTGGTGGACGGAGGTATAGCCGCGAAATTTCGTCCCTGGATCAAAGGGACCTATGGCGATATTCCCGAAGACGAGCGAGATCTGGAGCATGGCACCAACATCGCAGGATTATTGGTGGCCGCTCAGAGTCTCAATAGTGGCTATGTACAGCGATTCGAGGAAGACGGTTGCTGGCTGATCGACATCGCGATTCACCCCACTGACGAGTATGCAGGGGACTATTACGAGAACGGCTCAGCCAAATTCCTGGATGCGCTCGAAAGCATCGTGGCGCAATGCAAAGCAGAGCATGGCGTCCGAGTGTTCAATTTCAGTCTGAACAACCGGACCGATGTACTACCGAATCAGTTCAGCGACGAGGGAATGAGGCTCGACGCGATCGCGCGTCGTCACGACGTCTTCTTCGTGATTTCCGCTGGGAATGCGAAGGAAGCCGACGCCCGGCCGCAGTGGGACTCCCGACCATTTTCGGCCGCACTGCAACTGAGTGAAGTTCGTACCGACACGCTATGGGGACCAGCTGATTCGTTGGTGAATGTTTCCGTCGGTGCAACCAATGGGGCAGGGGTGCAGGGCTGTATCGTCGATGCACCTGCCCGATATAGCCGTCGCGGACCGGGTGTCCGCGGATCCATCAAGCCGGACGTCTGCCACATCGGCGGTGCCGACCGTGATGGCGACCCAAATACCGGCCTAATGAGTGTCAGCAAAGAGGGAATGCTGGCGGCGGTCAAGGGCACGAGCATGGCAGCCCCACTGGCCGCCAAAACACTGGCAGCGCTTGACCTGGAAATGGGCGGGCACGCGCCGCGCGAGGTCGTCCAAGCGGTCTACTTGCACAATACGTATTTCGCGCCGCCACTGACTGGTATGCAGGCCAAGCGTACGGCAAGACACCTCGTCGGCTTTGGATATCCTCGCCCGAGTGCTCAGACGCTGCAACTGGATCGCCATACGTTTGGGTGGTGGTGCACGATAGCCTGCATGTGA
- a CDS encoding S8 family serine peptidase — protein MLELSEEQAATFERANPKINLYPVRTYRIAAVDIDSVMMAGGSFPFASSAKQAATPFKVKVVDGAGHAIAGVKIVVREWEVDEPVEAKTDEHGVATVPSQNGLAEYVLAVPFAGYWAKAQRGVLASQGVVSFVLDNLDPTHDDCRKHHYPTTPPQNAHSASVKVAVIDTGIDSHCDLSNVVCRTSHAQADDEDDIYDNGTGHGTHVAGIIGGNGVIRGIAPNASLMSYRVFERGARETVTFNIYTALSAAVRDGADIINLSLGQGETDRVLALAIQDAEAQGVLVVAASGNDGHDKPTYPASYAEVVSVAAVGRVGTFPADSLHGCNVQRVKGTDSQDFVPGFSNHGKVELAAPGVAVVSTIGIEGYAALDGTSMACPVVSGFAAALLENAPELKGASVPLSG, from the coding sequence ATGCTGGAGCTTAGTGAGGAGCAAGCAGCAACATTTGAGCGCGCGAATCCCAAAATCAACCTGTATCCCGTACGCACTTACCGGATTGCGGCCGTCGACATCGATAGCGTGATGATGGCGGGAGGGTCGTTCCCTTTTGCCAGCTCGGCCAAGCAGGCCGCTACGCCGTTTAAGGTGAAGGTTGTCGACGGCGCCGGCCACGCAATTGCTGGCGTGAAGATCGTCGTGCGCGAGTGGGAGGTAGACGAGCCAGTTGAGGCAAAAACTGACGAACACGGCGTGGCAACGGTTCCGTCGCAAAACGGTCTCGCTGAATATGTGCTTGCGGTTCCATTTGCCGGTTACTGGGCCAAGGCCCAGCGTGGCGTTCTGGCGTCCCAGGGCGTTGTCAGTTTCGTGTTGGACAATCTGGATCCCACGCATGATGACTGTCGGAAGCACCATTATCCGACAACGCCTCCGCAGAATGCGCACAGTGCATCAGTCAAAGTTGCTGTTATTGACACTGGGATCGATTCGCACTGCGACCTGAGCAATGTGGTCTGTCGCACATCCCACGCGCAGGCCGACGATGAAGATGACATTTACGATAACGGCACCGGTCACGGAACTCACGTGGCAGGCATTATTGGTGGCAACGGGGTGATCCGCGGCATTGCTCCAAACGCGTCGCTAATGAGCTACCGGGTATTTGAACGTGGTGCGCGCGAGACCGTGACGTTTAACATTTACACTGCACTCAGTGCGGCAGTCAGGGATGGTGCCGATATCATCAATCTGAGTCTCGGGCAGGGTGAGACGGATAGGGTGTTGGCGCTAGCCATCCAAGATGCCGAGGCCCAAGGCGTTCTGGTCGTTGCTGCATCAGGAAATGATGGGCACGACAAGCCGACCTATCCTGCCAGTTATGCGGAAGTTGTGTCTGTTGCCGCGGTCGGTCGTGTCGGTACCTTCCCGGCGGACTCGTTGCATGGATGCAATGTCCAGCGTGTGAAAGGCACCGATAGTCAGGATTTCGTGCCGGGTTTTTCCAACCACGGGAAAGTTGAGCTTGCAGCGCCGGGCGTGGCCGTTGTTTCCACTATCGGGATCGAAGGCTATGCAGCACTTGATGGAACGTCGATGGCTTGCCCAGTCGTCTCGGGTTTTGCCGCTGCGCTGCTCGAAAACGCACCGGAGTTGAAGGGCGCGAGCGTTCCCCTGAGCGGCTGA
- a CDS encoding NAD-binding protein — MGRSLGEAVKAGVDPNKALDVINAGTGRNSASSDKFPRCVLPRKFDQGFSAALAYKDLRLCIDEADALGVPMIVGSAVREMVALTNAVVGPDADITEVVKVCEELARVEVRG; from the coding sequence ATGGGAAGGTCATTGGGCGAGGCGGTGAAGGCAGGTGTGGATCCTAATAAGGCACTTGACGTGATCAATGCGGGTACGGGTCGCAACTCCGCGTCTAGCGATAAGTTTCCTAGGTGCGTGCTCCCGCGAAAATTCGATCAAGGATTTTCTGCCGCATTAGCTTATAAGGATCTTCGCCTTTGCATAGACGAGGCGGATGCACTCGGCGTGCCTATGATCGTCGGCTCAGCGGTTCGAGAAATGGTTGCTTTGACCAATGCTGTTGTAGGTCCTGATGCGGATATCACAGAGGTGGTTAAGGTATGTGAAGAGCTAGCGCGAGTGGAGGTTCGTGGCTGA
- a CDS encoding IS630 family transposase yields the protein MARSRSLPAALALRARIVLACEGPEKASTVVAKMLGIDRNTVNKWRARYARDRISGLYDELRPGRPRTVDDERVAELINKTLHTKPADGATHWSTRGLAAETGISKSTVARYLKVFQLKPHRVESFKLSTDPLFVEKLRDVVGLYLNPPENALVLCVDEKSQCQALERTQPLLPMGFGYVEGVTHDYVRHGTTTLFAALNVLNGAILAECKPRHRHQEFLAFLRSIDKAVPAELDVHCIVDNYASHKHPKVKAWLADRPRWQMHFVPTYSSWLNQVERFFAIITDKAIRRGSFTSVKELTKKIDSFVSQYNENCRPFTWTATADSILEKLARLCGRITGTEH from the coding sequence ATGGCTAGATCGCGGTCGCTGCCAGCCGCGTTGGCGCTGCGCGCGCGCATCGTCTTGGCCTGCGAAGGACCCGAAAAGGCCAGCACAGTGGTCGCAAAAATGTTGGGGATCGACCGCAACACGGTCAACAAGTGGCGTGCGCGGTATGCCCGAGACCGCATCTCAGGCCTGTACGATGAACTGCGTCCAGGACGGCCTCGAACGGTGGACGATGAGCGGGTGGCAGAACTGATCAACAAGACGCTGCATACCAAGCCCGCCGACGGCGCGACGCATTGGAGCACGCGCGGCCTTGCCGCCGAGACGGGCATTAGCAAGAGCACGGTGGCGCGCTACCTCAAGGTCTTCCAACTCAAACCGCACCGTGTGGAGAGCTTCAAACTCTCGACCGATCCGCTGTTCGTCGAGAAGCTGCGCGATGTGGTGGGCCTATACCTGAATCCGCCTGAGAACGCGCTGGTGCTGTGTGTCGACGAAAAGAGCCAATGCCAGGCGCTGGAGCGCACACAGCCCCTGCTGCCGATGGGCTTTGGCTACGTCGAAGGCGTCACGCATGACTACGTGCGCCATGGCACCACAACGCTGTTCGCCGCGCTGAACGTGCTCAATGGCGCCATCCTGGCCGAGTGCAAGCCGCGCCATCGGCATCAGGAGTTCCTGGCGTTCCTGCGCTCCATCGACAAGGCCGTTCCGGCTGAGCTGGATGTGCATTGCATCGTCGATAACTACGCCAGCCACAAGCACCCCAAGGTCAAGGCTTGGCTGGCCGATCGGCCACGCTGGCAAATGCACTTCGTGCCGACCTACTCCAGTTGGCTCAATCAAGTCGAGCGGTTCTTCGCGATCATCACGGACAAGGCGATCCGGCGCGGATCGTTCACCAGCGTGAAGGAGCTGACGAAGAAGATTGACAGCTTCGTCAGCCAGTACAACGAGAACTGCAGGCCCTTCACCTGGACGGCAACCGCCGATTCGATCCTCGAAAAGCTCGCTCGCCTGTGCGGACGAATTACTGGGACGGAACACTAG
- a CDS encoding cytochrome P450 — translation MERVLCDPLYSARRTGGWVMRNSEDERQALCPFQRLFSRAMLFLDAPDHTRLRQVLNAGFRPTTLRAFSNTIEQMTALLMDRIVQEPQFDFMAAVARPLPAMVIAKLLGMDVDEQPGFLAWSEDLASFIGAPDPDLALKRRAQASLLKMSAAFEAMLARRRAQASCSTYQQPQQRDLISHLLQAEAEGTIETGAELLSQCAMLLFAGHETTRNLLGNGLHALLRHPEQWYRLLKTPESISNALRELLRYESPVQYTGRRVTTDIILHGKQLRRGDVIVPLIGAANRDPSRYRDPDALDVTRREGSHLSFGHGAHFCIGAALTLMEAEIVFRSLLARLPNLTLVDAEPHWNGNPVYRGLISLQVRNNHAVRLER, via the coding sequence GTGGAAAGAGTTCTGTGCGACCCGCTCTATTCAGCGCGCCGCACGGGCGGCTGGGTCATGCGTAACAGCGAAGACGAGCGCCAGGCGTTATGCCCTTTCCAGCGCTTGTTCAGCCGGGCCATGCTGTTCCTGGACGCACCCGATCACACACGGCTGCGCCAGGTGCTCAATGCAGGCTTCCGACCCACAACCCTGCGCGCGTTCAGCAACACCATCGAACAAATGACGGCGCTGCTGATGGACCGGATTGTCCAGGAACCGCAGTTCGATTTCATGGCGGCGGTGGCCAGGCCGCTGCCCGCGATGGTGATTGCCAAGTTGCTGGGCATGGATGTCGACGAGCAACCAGGCTTCCTAGCGTGGTCGGAAGATCTGGCTTCATTTATCGGGGCGCCGGATCCAGACCTGGCGCTAAAGCGGCGTGCGCAGGCGAGCTTGCTAAAGATGAGCGCCGCCTTCGAAGCCATGCTGGCGCGCCGTCGGGCGCAGGCATCTTGCTCCACTTACCAACAGCCGCAACAGCGAGACCTGATAAGCCACCTTCTGCAGGCCGAGGCAGAAGGAACCATCGAAACCGGGGCCGAGCTGTTGTCGCAATGTGCCATGCTGCTGTTCGCCGGGCACGAGACGACGCGCAATCTTCTCGGAAATGGACTACATGCCTTGCTGAGGCATCCGGAGCAATGGTATCGCTTGCTAAAGACACCCGAGTCAATTTCAAACGCCCTTCGCGAATTGCTGCGCTACGAAAGCCCGGTTCAATATACAGGCCGACGCGTCACCACGGATATCATCTTGCATGGGAAGCAGTTGCGACGTGGTGACGTGATTGTGCCGCTGATCGGAGCCGCGAACCGCGACCCATCGCGCTATCGCGATCCCGACGCCTTGGACGTCACCCGCCGTGAGGGCTCTCATCTTTCGTTTGGCCATGGCGCGCATTTCTGTATTGGAGCCGCACTAACTCTGATGGAAGCGGAAATTGTCTTCCGAAGCCTGCTTGCCAGACTTCCCAATTTGACGCTGGTGGACGCCGAACCGCACTGGAACGGGAACCCAGTCTACCGTGGGCTCATCAGCCTTCAAGTACGGAACAACCATGCCGTCAGACTGGAGCGGTGA
- the bioF gene encoding 8-amino-7-oxononanoate synthase, translating into MLLEQLGRAAAERAANALTRCRSVAHTACEPHQAISRDGQGTSNSLLSFCSNDYLGLANHPAVVEAFVEGARRYGAGSGASHLVCGHSLAHHQLEAKLAMWQAPYIPDVRALYFCTGYMANLAVLSALGTSDATLFCDKLNHASLIDGALLARAEVRRYPHRDTGALNRQLSASNSPLKLIVTDGVFSMDGDIAPLAELLVLAELHDAWIVVDDAHGFGVLGEQGRGLLAHLGLKSKRFIYVGTLGKAAGVAGAFVAAHTAIVEHLVNVARPYIYTTAAPPAVAHALLTSLTLIGGDEGRQRRRQVAELIALLRGGLEILQARHPKAGWRMINSATPIQPLVVGDNAAALTLSQALAADGIRVTAIRPPTVPDGTARLRITFSAEHTRADVARLLNSLQILAANRESA; encoded by the coding sequence ATGCTGCTTGAACAACTCGGGCGTGCTGCCGCCGAGCGAGCTGCAAACGCGCTAACGCGGTGCCGCAGCGTAGCCCATACTGCCTGCGAACCGCATCAAGCAATCAGCCGCGACGGTCAGGGTACGAGCAACTCGTTACTCAGCTTTTGTAGTAATGACTACCTCGGGCTGGCAAATCATCCCGCAGTGGTCGAAGCCTTTGTCGAGGGCGCCCGGCGCTACGGCGCTGGCAGCGGAGCCTCCCATCTGGTCTGCGGTCATTCGTTGGCACATCACCAGCTCGAAGCCAAGTTGGCAATGTGGCAGGCGCCCTATATTCCCGACGTTCGGGCGCTTTACTTTTGCACAGGCTATATGGCCAATCTGGCAGTGCTGAGCGCCCTCGGAACATCTGACGCGACCCTCTTTTGTGACAAGCTCAACCACGCCTCACTAATCGATGGCGCTCTGCTCGCCCGCGCGGAGGTGCGACGCTATCCCCACCGTGACACCGGTGCGTTGAACCGCCAGCTGAGCGCCAGCAACAGCCCGCTCAAGCTGATCGTAACCGACGGTGTGTTCAGCATGGATGGTGACATTGCTCCCTTGGCCGAGCTGCTGGTACTGGCTGAACTGCACGACGCATGGATTGTCGTGGACGATGCTCACGGATTCGGCGTACTAGGAGAGCAGGGTCGCGGACTGCTTGCGCACCTCGGACTGAAGTCAAAGCGATTTATCTACGTCGGCACTCTCGGCAAGGCCGCTGGCGTAGCGGGCGCATTTGTTGCCGCACATACCGCGATCGTAGAACACTTGGTCAACGTCGCAAGGCCTTATATCTACACCACCGCTGCACCGCCGGCTGTGGCCCATGCACTTCTGACCAGCCTGACGCTGATCGGAGGCGACGAGGGCCGGCAGCGGCGCAGGCAAGTGGCCGAGTTGATTGCCCTGCTCCGCGGTGGCCTGGAGATACTGCAAGCACGGCACCCCAAAGCTGGCTGGCGCATGATCAACAGCGCGACGCCCATTCAGCCGCTGGTCGTAGGCGATAACGCCGCTGCGTTGACGCTCTCCCAGGCGCTGGCAGCCGACGGGATCCGCGTCACTGCGATCCGGCCACCAACGGTGCCCGATGGCACCGCACGCTTGCGCATAACGTTTTCGGCCGAACATACCCGCGCCGACGTGGCGAGGCTGCTGAATAGCTTGCAAATTCTCGCGGCAAACAGGGAAAGCGCATGA
- a CDS encoding GntR family transcriptional regulator, whose product MSATVKASQQQDASSRQAEKSMATSAAAITDELRARIARHDLLPGTKLVEAELAQEFDTTRPRIREALAALEERGLVERIPNRGAIVTRISFEQILQIYCAREALEGMCVRLAAQNAPQGEWDDLIALFGAPMEEALEKGDFDVYIAGYEQFRQRVFRNANNPIIEGMLDSILERSQAVIRRAIVLPGRARLGLEHHRAVLAALHERDADKAELIRRQSIREAAEYLSRFRKYIV is encoded by the coding sequence ATGTCTGCTACAGTCAAAGCCAGCCAACAGCAGGATGCCTCTAGTAGGCAAGCCGAAAAGTCGATGGCAACATCGGCCGCAGCAATTACCGATGAATTGCGGGCTCGGATTGCTCGTCATGATTTACTGCCGGGGACCAAGCTTGTCGAAGCTGAACTGGCTCAGGAGTTTGATACGACGCGTCCGCGCATCCGGGAAGCGCTGGCGGCATTGGAAGAGCGTGGCTTGGTGGAGCGAATTCCCAATCGAGGAGCCATCGTCACCCGCATAAGCTTTGAGCAGATCCTGCAGATCTACTGTGCACGGGAAGCTCTAGAAGGTATGTGCGTGCGGCTTGCTGCACAAAACGCTCCACAAGGGGAGTGGGACGACCTGATCGCTCTGTTCGGCGCTCCAATGGAAGAAGCGCTAGAAAAAGGGGATTTTGATGTCTACATCGCCGGCTATGAGCAATTCCGCCAACGCGTCTTCAGGAACGCAAATAACCCAATTATCGAAGGTATGCTCGACTCGATCCTAGAGCGTTCGCAAGCCGTTATCCGGCGTGCGATTGTCCTACCCGGCCGGGCGCGCCTTGGCTTGGAACATCATCGAGCCGTTCTTGCCGCTCTGCACGAGCGCGACGCGGACAAGGCTGAATTGATCCGGCGCCAGAGTATCAGAGAGGCGGCCGAGTATCTGAGTCGCTTCCGCAAGTACATCGTTTGA
- a CDS encoding GntR family transcriptional regulator — protein sequence MATTTFKEWAVINAGNASGLHSQERVRQRGEGANKALEILGILRARIAKQDLPPGAKVREQDLAEEFDVPRPLVREVFAALVQRGLIERIPNRGAVVTRMDLQQLLHIYGIREVLDGLCVRLATQNVPPESWQDLVDLFNGPMVQYVEESNLDAFIDGYDFFRRRVIDAAANPTLTEMLDGIWDKTQFLIRRIIILPGRPKQGLAEHSAVLSAMREGDASEAEVLRRENIRSAKETLARYQKYLV from the coding sequence GTGGCAACAACCACATTCAAGGAATGGGCAGTGATCAATGCCGGTAACGCCTCAGGCCTTCACTCCCAAGAGCGGGTAAGGCAACGCGGTGAGGGCGCAAACAAGGCGCTCGAGATCCTCGGGATATTGCGTGCAAGAATCGCCAAGCAAGATCTTCCGCCAGGTGCCAAGGTCCGTGAGCAGGATTTAGCAGAGGAATTCGATGTGCCGCGTCCGCTGGTGCGAGAGGTCTTTGCCGCGCTCGTGCAGCGTGGACTCATTGAGCGAATACCAAACCGCGGCGCGGTGGTGACTCGGATGGATCTTCAGCAGTTGTTGCACATCTATGGCATACGTGAGGTGCTTGACGGCCTTTGCGTCAGGTTGGCGACTCAGAACGTACCGCCGGAATCGTGGCAGGACTTGGTTGATCTTTTTAATGGTCCGATGGTTCAGTATGTTGAAGAATCGAACTTGGATGCGTTTATTGACGGCTATGATTTCTTTCGCAGGAGAGTCATCGACGCAGCTGCCAATCCAACGCTCACTGAAATGTTGGATGGCATCTGGGACAAGACACAGTTCCTGATCCGGCGGATCATCATCCTTCCCGGTCGCCCAAAACAAGGCCTCGCTGAGCATTCCGCCGTGCTGAGCGCAATGCGAGAAGGCGACGCCTCGGAGGCTGAGGTGTTGCGGAGGGAGAATATCCGGAGCGCAAAAGAAACGTTGGCGCGCTATCAAAAATACCTGGTTTAG
- a CDS encoding IS3-like element ISRme13 family transposase (programmed frameshift), with product MTSKTKRAQYTLEFKLEAVRLVKSGQSMAVVSATLGIRAQTLHNWVKAEREGKLTGAGMKPVSPEQMELARLRAEVARLKMERDILKKPRSILCEGVGVRYAFIERNRRYWPVSVLCELLGVSPSGYHQRKQRTVSTDRPDRGRLSDDALLAHIKAIHAGVKGEYGWPRMWKELLARGVRVGKERVRKLMALHGIRARHKRKYIATTNSNHDLPVAPNLLQRDFSPAAPNQVWTSDITYVATAEGWLYLVVIIDLFSRQVVGWSMQPHMKAELVTDALRMAWFRRRPEAGVIVHTDRGSQYCSHLFQDALKAYGMRSSMSRRGDCWDNAPTESLWGSLKVARLHGRQFATRRAAMDEVIDWLGFYNASRLHSTLGYVSPMTFEKNWSAAQQHRAA from the exons ATGACAAGCAAGACAAAGCGGGCGCAGTACACGCTGGAATTCAAGCTGGAAGCGGTACGGCTGGTGAAGAGCGGGCAGAGCATGGCAGTGGTTAGCGCGACCCTGGGCATCAGAGCGCAGACGCTGCATAACTGGGTCAAGGCGGAGCGGGAAGGCAAGCTGACTGGTGCGGGTATGAAGCCGGTCAGCCCGGAGCAGATGGAGCTGGCCCGGCTTCGGGCGGAGGTGGCGCGCTTGAAGATGGAGCGCGATATTTTAAAAAAGCC CCGCAGCATACTTTGCGAAGGAGTCGGTGTGAGGTATGCGTTCATCGAGCGAAACCGACGTTACTGGCCGGTCTCGGTCCTGTGTGAGCTGTTAGGGGTCAGCCCCAGCGGCTATCACCAGCGCAAGCAACGCACAGTAAGCACCGACAGGCCAGATAGAGGCCGACTCAGTGACGATGCCTTGTTGGCCCACATCAAGGCGATTCACGCCGGGGTCAAGGGGGAGTACGGCTGGCCGCGCATGTGGAAGGAACTGCTGGCGCGTGGGGTGCGGGTGGGCAAGGAGCGTGTTCGCAAGCTGATGGCGCTGCACGGCATCCGTGCCCGCCACAAGCGCAAGTACATCGCGACAACCAACTCGAACCACGATTTGCCGGTGGCCCCCAATCTGCTGCAACGCGACTTTAGCCCAGCAGCACCCAATCAAGTCTGGACGAGCGACATAACCTATGTGGCGACCGCCGAAGGCTGGCTCTACCTGGTGGTCATCATCGACCTGTTCAGCCGGCAGGTGGTTGGCTGGTCGATGCAACCACACATGAAGGCCGAATTGGTCACGGACGCGCTGCGCATGGCCTGGTTCCGGCGCCGCCCGGAAGCCGGTGTGATTGTGCACACCGACCGGGGAAGCCAGTATTGCAGCCATCTGTTTCAAGACGCCCTGAAGGCGTATGGCATGCGCTCGTCAATGAGCCGCAGGGGCGATTGCTGGGACAACGCGCCGACTGAGAGTCTGTGGGGGTCGTTGAAGGTCGCTCGCCTGCACGGTCGCCAGTTCGCTACCCGCCGCGCCGCAATGGACGAGGTAATTGACTGGCTTGGCTTTTATAATGCCAGCCGACTCCACTCGACGCTGGGCTACGTCAGCCCCATGACGTTCGAGAAAAACTGGTCCGCAGCTCAGCAACACCGGGCTGCCTAA